The nucleotide window CTGAAAGGCCCCCCTGCGCCGAAAGCACGTGAGACAGTCGCCACTTGTGGTGTTAACAGGGGGGAGGGAGGGAGAACTTCAAGAGCAATTAAGTGATCGTTTGTTGATTGGATTGGTCATTCGTTAATGACCATACGAGGCACGCTACCCAGCCTAAGAATGTCCATCCCAATAAAATATTAAGCGCTAATATGGCTGTTTTATTTTTATGGTTACGTGCGAAGGCAATAATGGTCGGTATTCCATACATACCAATAGCAACCGCAATTCCAATGATAATAAGCAAAAAGAAAAAAATACTTACCAATATTTCCACACTAACTCTCCTTTTCTTCAAAAGACCAGAATTATGTATACTTTTCGTTTCTTTATTAATCATTCATTTCAATTAAATTATCTAATTCCCCAGAATTAGTTATTGATTCCAACTCATCATACCTTCGCTGATCATTTCCACATCCTAAAAGCACGATCATGCCAACCATTACTTACGCCAATGGCTTTCGTTAATGTTCTCATGTGTTTCGATGCTCCTTTCTGACCGTTTTAGTCACGCTTTCGACCATGTACATGCCCCCTTTTATAAGGGTTTTCCCTTTCGAAGATTTCTGGGTTTATGGACTATGCCTTCAGTATAATAGATTCAGTTTAGACAGAAAAGGTTTGATTTTTGAGAAGTATGCGCATACCCAAAATATAATGATATTAGACCGAGGCAGGGACTCACACCTCTTTATCATGTAAGGGGTAAATATATGTGTGTGTATGTAGGGATTGCTGAACAACGTGCAGCTATCAGCTGAAGCCGGAATGCCGCTTCCATGGCTTCGCTTTCCGCGGACGAACGGTCAAGCCTCCTCGCGCAAAACCGGCGCTGCGGGGTCTTGACGCGTCCGTTTTTCCGCTGGAGTCTCGCCATTGCAGCACCGCCCCTCCGTATGTTTCCAGAAGTGCAAGGGTTTTCTGCTTTTAGGATAGATTTCCTTGCACCTAGTTTTGACAACATCAACGGAAAATGCTTATGTGCCAGTCTTTTTCCGTTATTCAGCAGTCCCTATGTACATCTATCAAAATGACTTGCCTTATTATTACCGCGAAATGATCGACTGTGTTTAAATTGGAACTGAAATGCGATACACTATCTTACTTAATTGACAGTCATAGACGCCATTCCTTTTGAACAACTTGTTTACAACCCTATACCCTGCATGAGTCTGCGGATTCAGAGCATAAGCCATTCGCTACACCTTGTGGCCTCATGTTATTATGATAGAAATGGAGAAGGGGAGGCTGTCATGAACAAACTACAAGGAAAAATAGCGGTTGTCACTGGTGCCAGCACCGGAATTGGGGCTACCATTGCTAAAGAATTAGCCATGGAGGGTGCACATATCGTCCTGGTCGCCCGCCGGTTGGACAAATTAAACAAAGTAAAAAGTGAAATCACAGAATTAACGAATAACAAGGGAAACGTAATGGCTGTTCAGACGGATATCTCAGATAAAAATGACGTCTATCAACTCGCGAAAAAGGTACAAGCCGAATTGGGCAATGTCGATATTTTCGTCAATAATGCTGGGCAAATGCTGGCAGGAACCGTCCGATCCGGCAAGGTGGAAGAATGGGAAGCTATGGTTGATGTGAATATAAAAGGCGTGCTTTACGGCATTGATGCTGTTTTGCCATCTATGCTGAGCCGATCAACGGGCCATCTTATCAATGTTGCATCGGTTTCCGGACTTGAGGTTACGAAAACCAGTACCGTCTATAGTGCTACAAAGCATGCGGTGCGAGCCATTTCCATGGGATTGGAAAAGGAACTTGCCAGAACAGGGGTAAGGATGACGAATATCTCGCCTGGGATGGTTGATACAGACTTGAGCAGTAACAAT belongs to Salicibibacter cibi and includes:
- a CDS encoding superinfection immunity protein, with product MEILVSIFFFLLIIIGIAVAIGMYGIPTIIAFARNHKNKTAILALNILLGWTFLGWVACLVWSLTNDQSNQQTIT
- a CDS encoding SDR family oxidoreductase, translating into MNKLQGKIAVVTGASTGIGATIAKELAMEGAHIVLVARRLDKLNKVKSEITELTNNKGNVMAVQTDISDKNDVYQLAKKVQAELGNVDIFVNNAGQMLAGTVRSGKVEEWEAMVDVNIKGVLYGIDAVLPSMLSRSTGHLINVASVSGLEVTKTSTVYSATKHAVRAISMGLEKELARTGVRMTNISPGMVDTDLSSNNTWNDRKMLETKDIAKAVVYAVTQPDYVNVNEVTVRPV